The Erigeron canadensis isolate Cc75 chromosome 4, C_canadensis_v1, whole genome shotgun sequence genome window below encodes:
- the LOC122595219 gene encoding dirigent protein 22-like, with translation MGNLHIHVTLFLIVLFAQSYVHCIDQDPIAVEDWFKGIETMKEKITKLHFYFHDIVSGNNPTAMRVAKPNSYISLTGFGNVVMADDVLTSEPEANSTIVGRAQGMYASASMEDLGFLMTMNFAFNSGEFNGSTLSLLGRNPVLHEYREMPIVGGSGVFRMARGIATAKTYSFNLLGDAIVEYNVLVSHY, from the coding sequence atggGTAATTTACACATCCACGTAACCTTGTTCTTAATTGTACTCTTTGCTCAATCTTATGTACATTGCATTGATCAAGACCCTATAGCTGTAGAAGACTGGTTCAAAGGCATTGAAACCATGAAAGAAAAAATCACCAAACTTCACTTCTATTTTCATGACATAGTTAGTGGAAATAACCCAACTGCCATGCGAGTGGCTAAGCCCAACAGCTACATCTCACTCACCGGGTTTGGCAATGTGGTCATGGCTGACGACGTTTTAACGTCTGAACCTGAAGCTAATTCGACCATTGTAGGTCGAGCACAGGGGATGTATGCATCAGCCTCAATGGAGGATCTTGGATTTCTTATGACCATGAATTTTGCTTTTAATAGTGGGGAATTTAATGGTAGCACTCTTAGTCTCTTGGGGAGGAACCCAGTGTTACATGAGTATCGGGAGATGCCAATTGTTGGTGGCTCGGGTGTTTTCAGGATGGCTCGTGGAATAGCTACTGCAAAAACATATAGTTTTAATCTTTTGGGTGATGCAATTGTTGAGTATAATGTTTTGGTGTCTCACTATTAa
- the LOC122595220 gene encoding putative 12-oxophytodienoate reductase 11, whose amino-acid sequence MADKVFQIPLMTPYKMGNFELSHRVVLAPLTRQRSYGNVPQPHAILYYSQRTSKGGLLISEATGVSDTAQGYPETPGIWTKEHVEAWKPIVDAVHAKGGIFFCQIWHVGRVSNTGFQPNGQAPISSSDKELTPQVRSNGIDVAQFSPPRKLRTEEIPVIVNDFRLAAKNAMEAGFDGVEIHGAHGYLIDQFMKDEINDRTDKYGGSLENRCRFALEIVEAIADEIGAEKVGIRLSPFANYMQSGDSDPKALGLYMAKSLNAYKIAYCHMVEPRMKTVGEKVECPDSLVPMRKAFNGTFISAGGYDMEEGNKAVAENRTDLVAYGRLFLANPDLPKRFELNAPLNKYNRETFYIPDPVIGYTDYPFLETTV is encoded by the exons ATGGCAGATAAAGTTTTCCAAATACCTCTTATGACTCCCTATAAAATGGGAAATTTTGAGCTTTCTCACAG AGTAGTTTTGGCACCATTAACAAGGCAAAGGTCGTATGGGAATGTCCCACAACCACATGCGATCTTATATTATTCACAAAGAACATCCAAAGGAGGCCTTCTCATTTCTGAAGCCACCGGAGTTTCAGACACTGCCCAagg CTATCCAGAGACACCGGGTATATGGACGAAGGAACATGTTGAGGCCTGGAAGCCCATTGTAGATGCTGTTCATGCCAAAGGCGGAATTTTTTTCTGTCAAATTTGGCATGTTGGGAGGGTTTCTAATACAG GATTTCAGCCCAATGGGCAAGCCCCAATCTCTTCCTCAGATAAAGAACTAACTCCTCAAGTGCGAAGCAATGGCATTGATGTTGCACAATTCTCACCTCCAAGAAAGCTACGTACGGAGGAGATTCCTGTTATTGTTAATGATTTCAGACTTGCTGCAAAAAATGCAATGGAAGCTG gttttgaCGGAGTTGAGATCCATGGTGCTCATGGTTATCTAATTGACCAATTTATGAAAGATGAAATAAATGACAGAACCGACAAGTACGGTGGCTCTCTAGAAAATCGCTGCAGATTCGCTCTAGAAATTGTTGAAGCTATTGCAGATGAAATAGGAGCAGAAAAAGTCGGGATAAGATTATCCCCTTTCGCAAACTATATGCAGTCAGGTGACTCGGATCCAAAGGCTTTAGGGCTTTACATGGCTAAATCTTTGAATGCATATAAGATTGCATATTGTCATATGGTCGAACCAAGGATGAAAACTGTTGGTGAAAAAGTTGAATGCCCAGATAGTCTTGTGCCAATGAGAAAAGCATTCAATGGTACTTTCATTTCTGCTGGAGGGTATGACATGGAAGAGGGTAACAAGGCTGTGGCTGAAAACCGAACGgatcttgttgcttatggtcgTTTGTTTTTGGCAAATCCAGATTTACCAAAAAGATTTGAGCTTAATGCCCCTCTTAACAAGTACAATAGAGAGACATTTTATATACCTGATCCAGTTATTGGGTACACTGATTATCCTTTTTTGGAAACCACAGTTTGA